A portion of the Paenibacillus marchantiae genome contains these proteins:
- a CDS encoding CGNR zinc finger domain-containing protein: MDRLWTDFVNSDYHDWRGGDRSEDKLGKTEWQQGFIKQWQLIAPVPASPEEEGALRNFRNELQALASRLSDGNALSNQDLEWLNAMMKEGQVIRKLNVGDEGLKLSLIPVGTQWKQVMAEVAADFAITVVEGDGGRIRICDNTDCRWMFYDDTRSRTQKYCDDKMCGNLMKVRRFRAKQKKDQQQE, translated from the coding sequence ATGGATAGACTATGGACTGATTTTGTAAACAGTGATTACCATGACTGGCGTGGCGGGGATCGTTCAGAGGACAAGCTTGGTAAAACCGAATGGCAGCAAGGATTTATCAAACAATGGCAACTGATTGCACCTGTACCTGCTTCTCCGGAAGAGGAGGGAGCCTTGAGAAACTTTAGAAATGAATTGCAGGCTCTTGCAAGTCGTTTATCTGACGGAAATGCATTATCGAACCAAGACCTGGAATGGCTAAACGCCATGATGAAGGAAGGTCAAGTCATAAGAAAACTGAACGTTGGAGATGAGGGACTTAAGCTTTCACTTATTCCTGTAGGAACTCAATGGAAGCAGGTCATGGCTGAGGTAGCAGCCGATTTTGCCATCACCGTAGTTGAAGGGGATGGGGGAAGGATTCGTATCTGTGACAATACGGATTGTCGTTGGATGTTCTATGACGATACGCGCAGTAGAACCCAGAAGTATTGTGATGACAAGATGTGTGGTAATCTGATGAAGGTTAGAAGATTTCGGGCAAAACAGAAGAAGGATCAGCAGCAAGAGTAG
- a CDS encoding collagen-like domain-containing protein, which produces MAKKIVQVKCPPPKVKIITPTVTGPTGPQGTQGAQGIQGQQGVQGPPGAQGPAGGPPGPQGPQGQPGPAGAMGPQGLAGPAGPMGVQGIPGEQGLVGPQGPQGVPGPAGAIGPQGFPGATGATGAAGVAGPAGATGATGVTGVGGPAGPTGVTGAAGVAGPAGATGATGAAGLAGPAGPTGATGAAGVAGPTGVTGVTGVTGATGAVGGVLGFADFFALMPPDNAATVAPGTDVSFPQDGPTSGTTITRTGPSSFNLAAIGSYLVLFQGSMNEAGQLILTLNGADLAYTVIGRATGTTQMPGMAIVQTTVINSILTVRNPAGESTALTMTPLAGGTRPVSAHLVITQLA; this is translated from the coding sequence GTGGCTAAAAAAATAGTTCAGGTAAAATGTCCGCCACCTAAAGTGAAAATTATTACGCCTACGGTCACTGGTCCAACAGGACCACAAGGTACTCAGGGCGCACAGGGAATTCAAGGACAGCAAGGGGTGCAAGGACCACCTGGAGCTCAGGGTCCGGCCGGAGGCCCTCCAGGTCCACAAGGACCTCAAGGTCAACCTGGACCAGCGGGAGCCATGGGTCCACAGGGGCTGGCTGGTCCAGCCGGACCGATGGGCGTGCAGGGTATTCCTGGGGAACAAGGACTTGTGGGTCCACAAGGACCTCAGGGTGTGCCGGGCCCAGCTGGCGCTATTGGACCGCAAGGCTTTCCCGGTGCGACTGGGGCCACGGGCGCAGCTGGAGTGGCAGGTCCAGCAGGTGCCACGGGAGCCACGGGTGTTACAGGAGTGGGGGGTCCAGCGGGGCCTACCGGAGTGACAGGCGCAGCTGGAGTGGCAGGTCCAGCGGGAGCCACGGGAGCCACGGGTGCTGCAGGATTGGCAGGTCCAGCGGGGCCTACCGGAGCGACAGGCGCAGCTGGTGTTGCAGGTCCAACAGGTGTCACAGGAGTAACGGGTGTTACTGGAGCTACAGGTGCAGTCGGAGGCGTTCTGGGATTTGCTGATTTCTTTGCGCTGATGCCTCCAGACAATGCTGCAACGGTTGCTCCGGGCACGGATGTAAGTTTTCCGCAAGATGGGCCTACAAGCGGGACTACAATTACTCGTACCGGACCTAGCTCATTTAATCTAGCAGCAATAGGCTCCTATCTTGTATTGTTTCAAGGAAGTATGAACGAGGCTGGGCAACTTATATTGACACTCAATGGCGCTGATCTCGCCTATACCGTAATCGGTCGGGCAACAGGTACAACGCAAATGCCTGGGATGGCTATCGTGCAAACAACAGTAATTAACTCCATACTGACTGTACGAAATCCAGCTGGAGAATCAACGGCACTAACCATGACCCCCCTTGCCGGCGGAACAAGACCTGTATCGGCACATCTGGTTATTACTCAATTAGCATAG
- a CDS encoding L-lactate dehydrogenase has protein sequence MVNSAALKPSRVVIVGMGAVGTTTGYTLMLRQRSSELVFVDVNHDKATGEMLDMNHGLPFTGGVKVWAGDYSDCKDADIIIITAGASQKPGETRIDLLKKNASIFKEIIERITEVNSHGILLIATNPVDILSYTSWKQSGWPASRVIGSGTLLDSARFRYLIGKNKGIDPRSIHAHIIGEHGDSEVPVWSLANVAGTNLDLDEETQQDIFDRTKNAAYEIINAKGATSYAIALALDRIVAAILGNEGSVLNVSTLLEDYNGVSDVYLGVPCVVDRNGVREILPLPLNETEKVAFQASANKLKEQIAGLE, from the coding sequence ATGGTAAACAGTGCAGCGCTCAAACCAAGTCGTGTCGTTATTGTAGGCATGGGTGCGGTGGGAACAACAACGGGATACACGCTGATGTTAAGACAGCGTTCGTCCGAGTTGGTATTTGTGGATGTGAATCATGATAAGGCTACCGGCGAAATGCTGGATATGAACCACGGTCTCCCATTTACCGGAGGCGTTAAAGTATGGGCAGGCGATTACTCCGACTGCAAAGACGCAGACATCATTATTATTACTGCAGGTGCTTCCCAAAAACCAGGAGAGACTCGCATTGATCTACTGAAGAAAAATGCAAGCATTTTTAAAGAGATCATTGAACGTATTACTGAGGTTAATTCCCATGGTATTCTTTTGATTGCAACCAATCCTGTAGATATTTTGTCATATACTTCTTGGAAACAGAGCGGTTGGCCCGCTTCACGCGTAATTGGTTCTGGTACTTTGCTGGACAGCGCACGTTTCCGTTACCTTATTGGTAAAAACAAAGGAATTGATCCACGCAGTATTCACGCTCATATTATCGGGGAGCATGGCGATTCCGAAGTACCGGTATGGAGTCTCGCCAACGTTGCAGGAACGAATCTGGATCTGGATGAAGAAACACAACAAGATATCTTCGACCGGACTAAAAATGCGGCTTATGAGATTATTAATGCCAAAGGTGCCACTTCCTATGCAATTGCGCTCGCTTTGGACCGTATTGTAGCTGCCATTCTGGGCAATGAAGGCTCCGTACTGAACGTTTCCACATTGCTGGAAGATTACAATGGCGTATCCGATGTATATCTGGGTGTTCCATGTGTAGTTGATCGCAACGGTGTGCGCGAGATTTTGCCACTTCCTTTGAATGAGACGGAGAAAGTCGCTTTCCAAGCCTCTGCTAACAAATTGAAGGAACAGATTGCCGGACTGGAGTAA
- a CDS encoding amidohydrolase family protein, giving the protein MCLVGTSYLLKNGCVLSMDSSVGQYKRADVLIEDSLITAIRPDLSCIEAEVIDASEMIILPGLVDTHRHVWESLLKTAGTNWSLPVYLQNLYYGAMGSKLRPQDSYIANFLGSLEALNAGVTTVLDWSMPYSPEHTDELIRGLQDAGIRSVFAYGLPGETPYWNRESKLTYSNDVRRVKEQYFSSRDQLLTFGLAIRGPEFSHWDTTVKEIQLAQELDAICSMHVGFGSWGSVDRSISKMYEAGLLSPGLNVVHGNTMDTDEYKMLADSGASLSVTPEVEMMMGHGYPATGYFLENGGTPTLGVDVVTSTGGDMFSQMKFALQAERSRENEQLLLQGEMPGELNLQSSQVLRFATSAGAKALGLERKIGTLTPGKEADLIMIRTTDLNLFPVHDPVGAVVQFANPSNVDTVFVAGRLVKREGKLLHVDLNEVRRKALDSKEYLLSQYQMSDAERIVFS; this is encoded by the coding sequence ATGTGTCTTGTGGGGACAAGTTATCTACTGAAAAATGGTTGTGTATTGTCTATGGATTCGTCGGTAGGTCAGTATAAACGGGCGGACGTTCTTATTGAGGATTCTCTTATAACTGCTATCCGGCCCGACCTGAGTTGTATTGAAGCGGAAGTAATAGATGCATCGGAGATGATCATACTCCCTGGACTTGTAGATACGCACCGGCATGTATGGGAATCACTTCTAAAAACAGCGGGAACCAACTGGTCACTTCCGGTCTATCTGCAGAATCTCTACTATGGAGCGATGGGAAGTAAACTCCGGCCACAAGACAGCTATATCGCCAATTTTCTCGGTTCTTTGGAAGCGCTTAATGCAGGAGTGACCACGGTGCTTGACTGGAGTATGCCGTATTCCCCGGAGCATACGGATGAACTGATTCGCGGACTTCAGGATGCGGGTATTCGGTCGGTTTTCGCTTATGGTCTACCGGGTGAGACGCCCTACTGGAACAGAGAGAGCAAGCTGACGTATTCGAATGATGTGAGAAGAGTCAAGGAACAGTATTTTTCTTCACGGGATCAGCTTCTCACGTTCGGCCTTGCAATTCGTGGTCCGGAGTTCAGCCATTGGGATACCACAGTGAAGGAAATTCAGCTTGCCCAAGAGCTTGATGCGATATGTTCAATGCATGTTGGCTTTGGAAGCTGGGGATCCGTAGATCGTTCGATAAGTAAAATGTATGAGGCTGGTTTACTGAGCCCAGGTCTGAACGTCGTACACGGAAATACGATGGATACGGATGAGTATAAAATGTTGGCCGATAGCGGCGCCTCGCTGTCCGTCACACCAGAAGTAGAGATGATGATGGGGCATGGGTATCCGGCAACGGGGTACTTCCTTGAAAACGGAGGAACTCCAACGCTCGGAGTCGATGTTGTAACATCGACGGGTGGGGATATGTTCTCCCAGATGAAATTTGCACTTCAAGCTGAACGTTCCCGTGAAAATGAACAACTTTTGCTGCAGGGTGAAATGCCTGGCGAGCTTAATCTGCAATCCAGTCAAGTTCTAAGATTTGCAACTTCTGCTGGGGCGAAGGCTCTGGGACTTGAGCGGAAGATCGGTACACTTACGCCAGGTAAAGAAGCAGATCTGATTATGATCCGAACCACCGATCTTAACTTGTTCCCGGTGCATGATCCGGTTGGAGCCGTCGTTCAATTTGCCAATCCATCCAATGTGGATACCGTGTTTGTAGCAGGTCGGCTGGTGAAGCGCGAAGGCAAGCTGCTGCATGTCGATCTGAACGAGGTTCGGCGGAAGGCTTTAGACAGCAAGGAATATCTGCTATCTCAATATCAGATGTCGGATGCAGAGCGAATTGTATTTTCATAA
- a CDS encoding amidase, with amino-acid sequence MSSSSSFSYTSYDAIGLAELVRAREISPVELLEAAYARLEEVNPQLNAVIRTYETRARQEASIVRPGEQPFAGVPLLLKDISQSLEGEILTSGSRLLSEHRAQRNSNFVSRLRDAGFIIIGHTNTPEFGLKNITEPRLHGPSRNPWNTNHSPGGSSGGAAAAVASGIVPLAGASDGGGSIRIPASFSGLFGLKPTRGRTPVGPGVGRQWQGASIDFALSRSVRDSAALLDTLQVIQPEAAFHAPLFPGSYLADMNYPHQRKLKVAYTTASPVGTPVSDEAKEAVYKTVRWLEEQGHEVEEKLSPVNGVKLMENYYLMNSGEMAAMISSMERSMGRTLTSADMEIESWVLAEAGKKVSAAEFVHSLAEWDVAAAQMSTLFERYDFYLTPVNAFPAPKIGELTPHDEQIQHLMRISDLDKIQQQQLIYEMFEPSLTYTPFTQLANLTGQPAMSVPVHLTPEGLPMGVQIMATKGREDWLLHLAGQLETSELWVGMKGNPLFPA; translated from the coding sequence ATGTCTTCGTCTTCATCATTTTCGTATACATCTTACGATGCTATAGGTTTGGCTGAATTGGTTCGCGCACGGGAGATATCGCCTGTCGAATTGCTGGAAGCGGCGTATGCACGCCTGGAAGAAGTGAACCCGCAGCTCAATGCAGTCATTCGTACATATGAAACACGTGCACGTCAGGAAGCGAGTATAGTTCGCCCGGGAGAGCAGCCCTTTGCCGGCGTGCCCTTGTTATTGAAAGATATCTCTCAATCCCTGGAAGGTGAAATTCTCACCTCGGGTTCTCGTCTTCTCAGTGAGCATCGGGCACAGCGGAATTCTAATTTCGTTTCCCGTCTGCGCGATGCAGGCTTCATTATCATCGGACATACCAATACACCGGAATTTGGCCTGAAAAATATTACTGAGCCCCGTCTTCACGGTCCAAGTCGAAATCCATGGAATACGAATCACTCGCCAGGCGGTTCAAGTGGAGGTGCCGCTGCCGCGGTAGCCTCGGGAATTGTCCCCCTTGCGGGAGCCAGTGACGGTGGCGGTTCCATCCGAATCCCTGCTTCATTCAGCGGCTTGTTCGGACTAAAACCTACACGTGGACGGACACCTGTTGGACCAGGAGTTGGTCGTCAGTGGCAGGGTGCTTCGATTGATTTTGCCTTGTCCCGTTCCGTTCGCGACAGCGCTGCTTTGCTGGATACCCTGCAAGTGATTCAGCCCGAAGCTGCGTTTCATGCTCCCCTCTTTCCAGGCAGCTACTTGGCTGATATGAACTATCCTCATCAACGCAAACTGAAAGTCGCTTACACGACAGCTTCGCCTGTAGGAACACCTGTGAGTGATGAAGCCAAAGAAGCTGTATATAAGACGGTTCGCTGGCTGGAAGAACAAGGTCATGAGGTTGAAGAAAAGCTGAGCCCGGTTAATGGTGTCAAATTGATGGAGAACTATTACTTGATGAACAGCGGCGAAATGGCGGCGATGATCTCTTCGATGGAACGTTCTATGGGCAGAACATTAACCTCTGCTGATATGGAGATCGAGTCCTGGGTTCTGGCTGAAGCCGGCAAAAAAGTATCCGCTGCCGAATTCGTACATAGTCTGGCCGAATGGGATGTTGCCGCAGCTCAGATGTCCACATTGTTTGAACGCTATGATTTTTATCTCACACCTGTCAATGCTTTTCCAGCACCCAAAATCGGCGAATTGACACCTCATGATGAACAAATTCAGCATCTGATGCGTATTAGCGATTTGGACAAGATCCAGCAGCAGCAGTTGATTTATGAGATGTTTGAGCCAAGTCTTACCTACACTCCGTTCACTCAGCTCGCGAATCTGACGGGTCAACCCGCCATGAGTGTTCCTGTGCATCTGACTCCTGAAGGCCTGCCCATGGGTGTACAGATTATGGCAACCAAAGGCCGTGAAGACTGGTTGCTTCATCTGGCTGGTCAGCTGGAAACATCCGAACTATGGGTCGGCATGAAGGGTAATCCACTGTTTCCAGCATAA
- a CDS encoding amino acid permease, producing MNQNQNRSSLFRKKPIATGDNESNMLKRVLGPLDLMTLGVGAIIGTGIFVLTGVAAAKYAGPGLVLSFLLAGIICAFAALCYSEFASSVPASGSAYTYSYTAFGEVIAWILGWDLILEYGFASAAVASGWSGYFQTLLSGFGLQLPHALTSAFSPEKGTYFDITAAVITLIITFLLTRGVKEAARANGIMVAIKIIVVLIFIGVGVFYVQPDNWQPFLPFGISGVTAGAATVFFAYIGFDAVSTAAEEVKRPQRDLPIGIIASLAICTVLYIVVSLILTGIVPYHMLNVSDPVAFAFEFVQLKGLSWIVSLGAITGITTVLLVMMYGQTRLLYSMSRDGLLSPVFSKVSGKSQTPATGTWVAGIIVALFSGFISLGHLAELTNIGTLFAFAVVSLGIIVLRKNNPELKRGFRVPFVPLIPILSAVGCMYLMTRLAALTWITFFGWLIIGLIIYFAYGRHHSHLNPARRISDTFKTTKGK from the coding sequence ATGAACCAAAACCAGAATCGATCTTCCCTGTTTAGAAAAAAGCCGATTGCCACCGGAGATAACGAAAGCAATATGTTGAAAAGGGTGCTTGGCCCATTGGATCTGATGACTCTTGGGGTAGGTGCGATTATCGGTACGGGTATCTTTGTATTAACTGGTGTTGCTGCCGCAAAATATGCAGGTCCCGGTTTGGTACTTTCTTTTCTACTGGCAGGTATTATCTGCGCCTTCGCTGCATTGTGTTACTCGGAGTTTGCATCCAGTGTGCCTGCTTCAGGAAGTGCGTATACATATAGCTATACCGCTTTTGGCGAAGTCATTGCCTGGATTCTCGGATGGGATCTTATTCTGGAGTATGGATTTGCGAGTGCGGCTGTTGCCAGCGGTTGGTCTGGATATTTTCAAACGTTATTGTCCGGATTTGGGTTGCAATTACCCCATGCGCTCACAAGTGCATTTAGTCCTGAAAAGGGAACCTATTTTGATATCACCGCAGCGGTGATTACGTTAATCATTACATTCCTGCTCACCCGAGGGGTGAAAGAGGCTGCTCGTGCCAACGGAATCATGGTAGCGATTAAAATTATCGTGGTGCTGATCTTTATCGGAGTGGGTGTGTTCTATGTGCAGCCGGATAACTGGCAACCATTCCTTCCGTTTGGCATCTCAGGGGTAACCGCAGGGGCGGCAACGGTATTTTTTGCTTACATTGGTTTCGATGCGGTATCTACGGCTGCGGAAGAAGTGAAACGTCCTCAACGGGACTTGCCAATCGGTATTATTGCATCTCTTGCGATCTGTACCGTGCTTTACATCGTTGTATCGTTGATCCTGACAGGGATTGTACCTTATCACATGCTGAATGTGAGTGATCCGGTTGCCTTTGCCTTTGAATTTGTACAGTTGAAAGGATTGTCCTGGATTGTTTCGCTTGGAGCGATTACGGGAATTACCACTGTATTACTTGTAATGATGTATGGTCAGACACGTTTGCTTTATTCCATGTCAAGAGACGGACTATTGTCTCCGGTGTTCTCCAAAGTCAGTGGCAAAAGCCAAACACCTGCTACAGGTACTTGGGTTGCTGGGATCATCGTCGCTTTATTCTCGGGTTTCATCTCACTTGGCCATCTGGCGGAGTTGACCAACATCGGAACACTGTTTGCTTTCGCGGTGGTAAGTTTGGGGATTATCGTATTGCGTAAAAACAACCCGGAACTCAAAAGGGGATTCCGCGTGCCTTTCGTCCCATTGATTCCTATTCTGAGTGCTGTTGGTTGTATGTATCTCATGACACGTCTTGCAGCTCTCACCTGGATTACGTTCTTCGGTTGGTTAATTATTGGTTTAATCATCTACTTTGCCTACGGTCGTCATCACAGTCATTTGAATCCGGCACGGCGTATATCGGACACGTTCAAAACAACAAAGGGGAAATAG
- a CDS encoding DMT family transporter: protein MEKTQPASTVYRKERSNTGFWLVVLGAALWGVDPLFRIILLKTMTSTQIVLVEHIIVSLVAIPVLWKFRADLKNLRARHWIAVIFISWGGSALATVLFTLALTHNDPNTVLLLQKMQPLFAIVLAKLLLKETLPRRFGGLFIIALAGTYLLTFGFTLPLGNWDNWVHAGSLLSLGAAALWGGSTVMGRLMLGQTRYETVTSLRFVVALPLLIFMTWNEGAAWTFPSATGEQAAVALNILGQALLPGLLSLLLYYKGLSSTKASVATLAELSFPMAGVLVNWIAFRTLITWEQLVGFILIWIALFAISKQQERSATPADGAPKLRTD, encoded by the coding sequence ATGGAAAAGACACAACCTGCATCAACAGTTTACCGCAAGGAACGAAGTAATACCGGATTCTGGCTCGTCGTGCTCGGCGCCGCCCTTTGGGGTGTAGATCCACTGTTCCGTATTATTTTGCTCAAAACGATGACCTCCACGCAGATTGTACTGGTGGAACATATTATTGTCAGCCTTGTGGCGATTCCCGTGTTATGGAAGTTCCGGGCCGATCTGAAAAACCTGCGTGCTCGCCACTGGATTGCCGTGATATTTATCTCCTGGGGAGGATCTGCTCTCGCCACGGTATTGTTCACCCTGGCACTTACGCATAACGATCCCAACACCGTTTTGTTATTGCAAAAGATGCAGCCGCTATTTGCGATTGTTCTGGCTAAGCTGCTGCTGAAAGAAACATTGCCTCGCCGCTTCGGTGGACTGTTTATCATTGCACTTGCAGGAACATACCTGCTCACGTTTGGATTTACCCTTCCCCTTGGCAACTGGGACAATTGGGTTCATGCAGGTAGCCTGTTATCACTGGGTGCAGCTGCATTGTGGGGCGGTTCAACAGTTATGGGGCGGCTGATGCTGGGGCAAACCCGTTATGAAACGGTCACCTCTCTGCGCTTTGTCGTAGCCTTGCCACTGCTGATCTTTATGACGTGGAACGAAGGTGCTGCCTGGACATTCCCTTCCGCTACAGGTGAACAGGCGGCTGTAGCACTTAATATTCTGGGTCAGGCATTACTGCCAGGGTTACTGAGTCTTCTGTTATATTACAAAGGGCTCTCCTCCACCAAGGCCTCAGTCGCAACGCTCGCAGAACTGAGCTTCCCGATGGCCGGTGTACTGGTAAACTGGATTGCATTCCGCACATTAATTACATGGGAGCAACTGGTGGGCTTCATCCTCATCTGGATTGCCCTATTCGCCATCTCCAAACAGCAAGAACGATCAGCGACTCCGGCTGACGGTGCACCAAAGCTCCGTACGGATTGA
- a CDS encoding VPS10 domain-containing protein: MRSQWIKIAQTALLSIGIAALLAACTDSGETPVAEPPQEQEDNGNMGQTLTVVPPANSTQAADTAKYQIQTRLTDFQLLNGNGGLAWGVTRNALRLYYTQDQGSTWTNISPSENVQFPANPQYGQSIYFVDSTHGWIVREGMGGTDTMVLRTNNGGASWSLSSLSKTDKVTAITFVSPEKGWILTTVDTSIGKQDKKLYLTEDGGITWNQMTSSDEDGKPASAEIPTRGYSTGMTFSDSDHGFLTALEFGTPKLYVTADGGQHWKSGPSFFDRNKFNGCGNFNISSPQFFGREAQTAWMSISCSQGESTKFNGFFTTNGGESWQLSTFSLNKQTGINRGLTPTFLNPLEGWVMQKGKTYYTKDAGKTWKALPTSEVLENILKEYPEIVKLQMVSSKLGWILVENTDAKRSLLLQTIDGGVRWKVL, translated from the coding sequence TTGCGTTCGCAATGGATCAAAATCGCGCAGACAGCATTGCTGTCTATCGGTATAGCTGCTCTGCTGGCGGCTTGCACCGATTCGGGAGAGACCCCGGTGGCAGAACCGCCGCAGGAGCAAGAAGATAACGGGAATATGGGCCAGACCTTAACTGTTGTTCCTCCCGCAAACAGTACACAAGCTGCGGATACAGCCAAATATCAAATTCAGACCCGTTTAACCGATTTCCAGTTGCTTAATGGTAACGGTGGATTAGCGTGGGGAGTGACGCGGAACGCCCTGCGTCTGTATTATACTCAGGATCAGGGAAGTACCTGGACCAACATCTCACCTTCGGAAAATGTTCAGTTTCCGGCTAATCCGCAATATGGACAAAGCATTTATTTTGTAGATAGTACACATGGATGGATTGTTCGTGAAGGAATGGGCGGAACAGATACGATGGTGCTGCGCACGAATAACGGTGGAGCGAGTTGGAGTCTGTCCTCCTTATCGAAGACGGATAAAGTGACGGCCATTACATTTGTTTCTCCTGAAAAAGGCTGGATACTGACAACTGTGGATACTTCCATTGGCAAGCAAGACAAGAAATTGTATCTTACCGAAGATGGCGGTATTACCTGGAATCAGATGACTTCGAGTGACGAAGATGGTAAACCAGCATCTGCAGAGATCCCTACACGGGGTTATTCCACGGGGATGACTTTCTCGGACTCGGATCACGGGTTCTTGACCGCTCTAGAGTTCGGTACGCCGAAATTGTACGTTACAGCGGACGGTGGCCAACATTGGAAGTCGGGCCCGTCATTCTTTGACCGGAACAAATTTAACGGATGTGGTAATTTTAACATCAGCTCGCCACAGTTTTTTGGACGGGAAGCTCAAACAGCCTGGATGTCGATCTCCTGTTCTCAAGGGGAAAGCACTAAATTCAACGGGTTTTTTACAACAAATGGCGGAGAGAGCTGGCAGTTATCAACGTTCAGTCTGAATAAACAAACCGGAATCAATCGCGGTCTGACTCCTACATTTCTAAATCCCTTGGAAGGCTGGGTCATGCAGAAAGGCAAGACTTATTACACGAAAGATGCCGGCAAGACTTGGAAAGCACTTCCTACAAGTGAAGTACTGGAAAACATTCTTAAAGAGTACCCTGAGATCGTCAAGCTCCAAATGGTTTCTTCGAAACTAGGCTGGATTTTGGTCGAAAATACAGATGCCAAAAGGTCACTGTTGCTGCAAACCATAGACGGCGGTGTGCGTTGGAAAGTACTATAA
- a CDS encoding tyrosine-type recombinase/integrase — protein sequence MMTEEIQEQYADELEAFHIWMKDAGYTGHTVKSYTGDVAEFLVSIHGKSLEQVKKLHVLSFLSRARERGVSDSTRNRKHAAVNCFYKSLIELELVTNNPAFGIKKSKTEQNRAPVFLDESGLERFLQSVEGKYRTRNLAIFLLMGYMGLRVGEVHALNCKDYNAERRTLDVFGKGRKWRTLPVPETVAELLSQALQERLDPWRAKEEALFVSQKGKRLSIRSIQLISTETFERFQQESASNQRVNYSSHKLRHSFATMMLRRGADLRTVQELLGHSSIQTTTVYTHVTSREKEEAMALLDVKLPAFAADM from the coding sequence ATGATGACCGAAGAGATTCAGGAGCAATACGCCGATGAGCTTGAAGCTTTTCATATATGGATGAAAGATGCGGGCTACACGGGACATACGGTAAAATCATACACAGGTGACGTTGCTGAATTTCTCGTCTCTATTCATGGAAAGTCACTGGAGCAGGTCAAAAAACTTCATGTGTTATCCTTCTTGTCCCGGGCGCGGGAAAGAGGGGTCAGTGACTCGACGCGTAATCGGAAACACGCTGCGGTGAACTGTTTTTATAAGTCATTGATTGAGCTTGAATTGGTGACCAATAACCCTGCTTTTGGAATCAAGAAATCCAAAACCGAGCAAAATCGTGCCCCCGTCTTCCTTGATGAAAGCGGTTTGGAACGATTTTTGCAATCGGTCGAGGGTAAGTATCGTACACGAAACCTGGCTATTTTTCTGCTCATGGGATACATGGGATTGCGGGTTGGAGAGGTTCATGCCTTGAACTGCAAAGACTATAATGCGGAACGGCGCACGCTGGACGTATTCGGTAAGGGCCGGAAATGGCGTACACTGCCTGTGCCTGAGACCGTTGCCGAACTGTTATCCCAGGCTCTTCAGGAGCGGCTGGATCCATGGCGGGCGAAAGAAGAGGCATTATTCGTGTCTCAAAAGGGGAAACGATTGTCGATACGCAGTATTCAGCTTATATCAACCGAAACTTTTGAACGCTTTCAGCAGGAATCAGCCTCCAATCAGCGTGTGAACTATTCCAGTCATAAACTGCGTCACTCATTTGCGACCATGATGCTTAGACGCGGAGCAGATCTGCGAACGGTTCAGGAGCTGTTGGGTCACTCCTCCATTCAAACCACCACAGTGTACACTCACGTAACCAGCCGCGAGAAGGAAGAAGCGATGGCCTTGCTGGATGTCAAACTTCCTGCGTTTGCGGCTGATATGTAA
- a CDS encoding DinB family protein — MTTTATELLLIQKDDTWDQCNWIVPLSKALEGLTAEQAAWVPSSGGLSIWQLVNHMYYYNHRLLSRIQGTTPSGAPAENNESTFGDPGDPSDTAGWSVLMQNTTQLAGQLRDQLASLEESDLEAPYMDTDEKWAHELARWVLHDAYHAGQIVLLRRQQGSWNIIF; from the coding sequence ATGACTACAACAGCAACAGAACTATTGCTCATTCAGAAAGATGATACCTGGGATCAATGTAACTGGATTGTGCCTTTATCCAAGGCACTCGAAGGACTGACTGCTGAACAGGCAGCCTGGGTTCCATCATCCGGTGGATTAAGCATCTGGCAGTTGGTTAACCATATGTATTACTATAATCATCGCTTGTTGAGTCGTATTCAGGGCACAACACCCTCTGGTGCTCCTGCCGAAAACAATGAATCCACCTTCGGAGATCCGGGCGACCCTTCTGATACTGCTGGCTGGAGTGTACTTATGCAAAATACAACGCAATTAGCCGGACAACTTCGTGATCAGCTCGCTTCATTAGAAGAATCCGATCTTGAAGCCCCGTACATGGATACAGATGAAAAATGGGCACATGAGCTTGCCCGCTGGGTACTCCACGATGCGTATCATGCAGGACAGATTGTATTATTACGCAGACAACAAGGAAGCTGGAATATCATATTCTAA